A region from the Longimicrobiales bacterium genome encodes:
- a CDS encoding PAS domain S-box protein, which yields MTKRAPGQQDDAQDQVWAASELEGFFAIALDMFCFLDFNGHFRRLNPAWERTLGYTREELMSRPFTTFLHPDDLERTLERNALVRAGGQALGFENRYRCSDGSYRWFLWNAQADTYGNVIYGVARDITVRKEAEAERARLTERLEASLAEVRTLRDILPICSYCRKIRDGEDYWQSVESYISRHTNSRFSHSVCPDCMKDVEKQIDEM from the coding sequence CTGGGCCGCGAGTGAGCTCGAGGGCTTCTTCGCCATCGCGCTCGACATGTTCTGCTTCCTCGACTTCAATGGTCATTTCCGAAGGCTGAATCCTGCGTGGGAACGAACGCTCGGCTATACGCGCGAGGAGCTGATGTCGCGCCCGTTTACGACGTTCCTGCACCCCGACGACCTGGAGCGCACGCTGGAGCGGAACGCGCTTGTCCGCGCGGGCGGTCAGGCGCTGGGCTTCGAGAATCGGTACCGGTGCAGCGATGGCTCGTACCGCTGGTTCCTCTGGAACGCCCAGGCCGACACGTACGGCAACGTCATCTACGGCGTTGCGCGTGACATCACCGTGCGGAAAGAGGCGGAAGCGGAGCGGGCACGGCTGACGGAGCGGCTGGAAGCATCGCTCGCCGAGGTCAGGACGCTCCGCGACATTCTGCCGATCTGCTCCTACTGCCGGAAGATCCGCGACGGGGAGGACTACTGGCAGTCAGTCGAGAGCTACATCTCGAGGCACACGAACAGCCGCTTCAGCCACAGTGTTTGCCCGGACTGCATGAAAGACGTCGAGAAGCAGATCGACGAGATGTAG